The Rhodamnia argentea isolate NSW1041297 chromosome 7, ASM2092103v1, whole genome shotgun sequence genome contains the following window.
GATTAACGAAGTTTGACAACGAATGAAAATCACGTAGATACTTATTTTCACATTGATTCAGTAGGTAAACAtgcaaattttcttaattttactttatttttatttttgtaatcagCCAGAGAAATATTACCTGCCATCCCTTGGGAATTTTGTAGCCACCAAAGCTAATGTCTTTAAGCGCTTTTCTAAAGCTGCCAAACACAGGAGGGATGAGCCTCATCAACTCTTGAGCAACCCTCCATGTGTATCTCATCTTTTGTAAATCACCCCAGCTAAGTCCTCCTCCTTTGTCTCTTCCCTTCAGAATTTCCTCATGTTCTGCATAAGCATAACAACGAGCATTACATCAAAACTGATCACCGGCGAACCGATCATATAAACACCGCATCTGAAACTTTAACATAGTATTCGAGCATCCATTCAAATTTGTTGTGAACCCTTCGATCGGCCATTCAGTTCAAGCTTTTGGATTGACAATACGATATAATTTAGCACAAAAGGTTTAGTGTGATATGATAATAACACGAATAATACCCATTTAAACTTGCTAGAGGACAGCCGGGATGTATTTGGACTGCTTCTTGATTACCTGCCAAGACTCTCTTGTAGACCTTGGGATCTCTCACTAGCTTCCATATCATCAAGCTCAAAAGAATCGCCGACGTATCGTGGCTTGCGATCATCAACATGACAAAGTTGTCGACGACCGTCCCTTCATCGATCGTTTCACCATTCTCATCCCTCAATGCCAGCAAGCAGCTTATCACATCGCTCCTAGGGTCCATCGTTCCTGCCGAgatctcctccttcctcttcctcagtATCGGCAAAATGCAGTCCACAATCCTCGACCTAGCTTGAAGCCCCCTCCGGAAGACGGTGCCGGGGAAGTTCAGTGGGAGAGACCAGATGGCCTTGAAGGAAAGATTGAAATCGTCGAAGAGTCTCTCCTTTGTGAACTCATCCTTGATGCCAAAGAGAACGTCGCAAGCTACGTTGAAGGTGAGCTTCTTCATGAAGACGACGGCCTTGatggtatctctctctctgctttcttCGAGAATTAGGGTTCTGACTATGTCATCCATTCTTTTGACATAGTTCTGCAGGCTTTCTGGTTTCAAGAAGCCAAGCATCGCCCCCTTTATTAACTTGTACCTGAAGGATATTATGCGAGCATTTGGACAATTCATCATCCGTGAAAGTAGAGTTTGGAGGATTTATCGTAGCTAATGCTTCCTCGTAAGGCTTTAGAACTTGCATGGATGGTGTTCATGAtctcaaaaggataaaaaaaattcgcatggaacttcaaaatttcgagAGCGAACCCTCcttaatttgcacaaaagcaTGAATGCAAGCGCATAACAGTTAAATCACAAAATACTAGTCACGATGATAACTTAAACTACCTGGATCCGGTGAGTTCGAAAAGATTGTTTTTGCCACCAATGGCTTGGATCGTAGGGGGTTGTTGGGCGGCGAGGACATCATCGTCTGCAGTGAGTATGAACTTGTTACCGGCTTGGCCAATGATGACGACCGTCGGCGAGCCCATTAAAGAGGTTTTGAACACGGAACCGTACTTGGAAATCCTCTCCTCTACCCATTTTGCGCCTTGCTCCTTTCTCTGAGCTATTAGAAAACTCAGGGTTTCGCCGACTATCGGGAACCCGAGAGACCCTTTTGGAAGACTCTTGTTTTTGGGGCCCCTTGAGAAAATAATCAGCAAGACGATTGAAGCTAAAAGGAAGGTGGCCAAAATCAAATAAGAGAAAGACATAGCTTGAGGGTTCAAGTCTTGTAGCAACCAGTCGATGGAGTTCTTACTCATCATCCTAGAAAATTTGCGAACATATATTGTAGCAATCTCAAAGAATAAGGTCACCGAAATCCGACGATCTTAATCTTAGTTTGGTTCTCCCGATGATAAGATCACGCGGTTTGGCGATGCCGATGTTTTAAGTCTATCGATAACAGACAACAACATACAAATTAGGCATGGGATGGAGACATAATAACAGGACAAGTTCACATAATTTTCTTCCCTAACAACGTCCTTGTAGTGATTGTCCATTTCAACATGCCGAGCAACAATCAAACAATGGTACAGAAACAAGTGGAAGAGATTCAAGTTTGTAAAGATGTTTTGCCCGCCTTCTCTCTTGGTGCCTCACTATGTACTCCAAATTCCAAAAGGACCGGGAAGCTCAAGGCCAACTCTTGCATTGTTGGCAGCCGAAGTTTCTTTGCAATCGCCGACCTTTAAGATCACGTATCATTCCAAGAAATAAAGCCTACGTCCATACTTAAGAATGCATTCTCGAAAGCGCCAAGACACAAGAGTTCAAGCGTTTCCAATACCGGACAAGACTGAAAGTCTATCAAGGATCAATCGAGTTTTCGACTTtgatgggaaaaattatcaaagaagtcctaaacctattgttgttgtgccaattcggtcttaaatattttttttttaccaatttagtactaaatatttttgcatttgtgtcaattcagtatatttgatcaaatttttgccgaaaatcgCCGATATGAATGCCAAcaatcctacatggcacgacccGCACcgaagtcaatattttttaataatttttttgaaatttttttaaatttttttctctttgcttttctaatttttcctttctctttacttttttttcgaGGGGAGGGGCTAATGGCCGCCTAGGGTCGCCGGGACCGGATGAGGACATCGCGGCCCTCACCCACTACCCTCACCCACTACCCTCACCCGGTCTCGACAAGGGTTGTCGGCCCTTGCCTGTGGCCAACGACCCTAGCCCGCCCTTAGcccctccaaaaaaaagaagtaaagagaatgaaaagaaaaagaaaaaaattacaaaaattcaaaaagacaTTAAAGTGTTGTTAGAAaagtgtccacgtcaacatcgaCCACCGTGTAGGAACGGTCGGTATCCGTGTCAATAATTTTCGTTCAAAATTGGCGAAATAGAATAAATTGGCACgtattcaaaagatttaagactaaattttgcccaaaaaagtaaatttaaaactaaattggcacaatcacaatatatttcaaaacattttttggtaattttctcgacTTGTCATAGTTAAGTACGTATGGATGTAGACATTACTCCCACGTTTTTCAACACTTTCTAAAATAATTGGAGCCATCTTAATTTGTTCGAAGAAAGTATTGTAGAAAACCCATCACTCATCTTATTCTTGCCGCCCACATTAGATAGACAAAGCCAATCGCTATATTGGATACGTGGGCTATCGATGTCCTTAGATGTGGATTTCAACCCATAAGATCTTCGGGATAACTAATTTCTGTAAATGAATCGATCTGATTCTCAATCAAACCTACATCTTGTTTCCACCAAGAGATTATcgaagttggaaaaaaaatccatgccCAAGCtcctttttttataatcatatgtgaattatttcatttttattcgaCATTTCATTTTGACGAACGGATTTTTGTCTTTCATATAAGGTTAATAGTGGGTAAATTCATCGGAGAGCCGATAAATTTAAGATGTTTCtcataagaaaagaataatattTGGTAATCCAATAACGAAAGTTgataaatgaaggaaaaaaaaaatgaacttttgCAGATAATCGAATAAGAGTTGATAACGCAAAAGAGAGGTCAATGAGGGAGCAAGGAGAGGAAGGGGATTAGTTTAAGGTTTTGCTCATATTAGTGAATAGATGGTGAGTGTGTATTGATGAGGTGAACCTACATATGAGCGGGTATTAGGCAAAGTCCAGCATCTTGAAAACTTTATGATGTAGAACAATTAATATACTCTAATTGTCCCGATCATAGTAAGGGGCCTGAACTTGGGCTTCTCTCTCGGAGATATCCCAAATTATGGCCATGTATTCCGACATACAACGTTTGGTAGACTCCTGATGTGTATCTGTCTTGATGAACATAGTGCATGTCGGCCTTACGCCGTGCATCCTAACGTATAATTATCCAGAGATAAATGAAACCCAAATGACCCAGCTAATTTCCCATAAATGCATGGGTGATTATAAGATAATTACATATGGTTTGATATAAATATATAGCAAACATAGGTGATTAAATACGAGGATGGCCATAAGTGGGCATTCATCGCCATGGCCATATAATACGTCGTAAAGAATGAGTTGGCACGAATATGTATAAGGCGACCAATCCACGAAATGCCACGTGTGCATTAAGACATGGCAGATTCTTGATACAACACGGCCCCCCATATAGCAGAGGAATCTCTCAGCTTTCTCGAGAGGAAGGCGATAATGGCCAACAAAGATCAGATATGAAGGCATCTATTCCAATCCAGAACTAGAAAATTTCAATGGagatcaaataagaaaaaaatagatatatcGTAGCATACTCTAGCGGAGTAAAAAAGAATTTTACCGGAGGGGTTTTACATACCGTTTGATTCGAGAGATTGGGTAAACCGACGACATGTGCTCTATTCGAAAAAATGCAATGCCATCCGAACAACAATGGAGACTCTTAAGGAGATCGTTGTCCGGCGTGGAGGTCTTCTGAGAATATCAACAATTGAAGAGAGTGTCTAGCATGACAATGACAGACAGCATAACGGTGAAACTTCAGCCGCAGATCAGAGGAACACCCCACTTTGACCTGTAATCTTTTCTTTCCATCTCGGCAATTTGTGGCTGAGATTTGACCGTGCAGCTTTCTAATCGGACGGCACTGTCATGCATGTATTTTCCACAATTTAGTGACCGCAATTAGAATATAGAATGCCTAATGTGCGAATCGAAATCGTATATGCCATTTGGCCAGTCTCCGTTTTTGGACCGATCCGACAAACCCTTATGAGTCCGAAGCTGggtctccctctcctcctcctctctcggaCTGCCTCGAAATGGATAAAATCGCAAGTGAATGGAATGAGTAATTGCAAGGCATCGTAGCATGTTTATCACGTGCATTGTAACAGCCTCGTACATCATAAATCACTGCCATAATACAAGCTCGCACAAACCGTTCATAATATTTTATTGCCGAATCGATATAAGTTGaattaaatataattttatCGCATAATCTTACTTGGTCTATCCAATAACGTCTCGTGTATAtttatattccttttttattCCACAAACTCAAATATTATGCAAGTAACGAACCTGCCTTTATGAGAATTTCCCAGGaaagttacaaaaaaagtcataaatctattgcaa
Protein-coding sequences here:
- the LOC115742580 gene encoding taxane 13-alpha-hydroxylase-like — encoded protein: MSKNSIDWLLQDLNPQAMSFSYLILATFLLASIVLLIIFSRGPKNKSLPKGSLGFPIVGETLSFLIAQRKEQGAKWVEERISKYGSVFKTSLMGSPTVVIIGQAGNKFILTADDDVLAAQQPPTIQAIGGKNNLFELTGSRYKLIKGAMLGFLKPESLQNYVKRMDDIVRTLILEESRERDTIKAVVFMKKLTFNVACDVLFGIKDEFTKERLFDDFNLSFKAIWSLPLNFPGTVFRRGLQARSRIVDCILPILRKRKEEISAGTMDPRSDVISCLLALRDENGETIDEGTVVDNFVMLMIASHDTSAILLSLMIWKLVRDPKVYKRVLAEHEEILKGRDKGGGLSWGDLQKMRYTWRVAQELMRLIPPVFGSFRKALKDISFGGYKIPKGWQVLWVAWGTHTNGDVFERPDEFEPSRFEGPSRPIPPFTYLPFGGGLRTCIGNEFARVETLTVVHNLVTGYEWSQLEPEEVITRQPMPYPSMGLPIKIRPRKSS